A genomic window from Rhizobium sp. 007 includes:
- a CDS encoding sugar transferase: MLSFFDGVAQDGQSARLRRPTSRDYRLKRAGDILISGSALVFFLPFFALIAVALLLVDGRPLIFRHERVGRYGRSFPCLKFRSMRKDADARLASILANDPVRRAEWNETQKLVNDPRVHWLGKYLRMTSLDELPQLWNVFCGDMSLVGPRPIVADEMERYGRQIHYYLAMTPGLTGLWQVHRNKDTTYDERVQFDVDYYHSCSMSADLKIIWKTIGIVLFARNESTR, translated from the coding sequence ATGCTATCGTTCTTTGATGGCGTTGCTCAGGACGGGCAATCGGCTCGGCTACGACGGCCGACGTCGAGAGATTATCGCCTGAAGCGTGCCGGGGACATCCTGATTTCCGGATCGGCGCTGGTTTTCTTTCTGCCGTTTTTCGCGCTTATCGCGGTGGCCCTGCTGCTGGTTGATGGGCGGCCGCTCATATTCCGACACGAGCGTGTCGGCCGCTACGGCCGTTCATTCCCATGCCTGAAATTTCGCTCGATGCGGAAGGACGCCGATGCGCGGCTGGCCAGCATTCTCGCCAACGATCCCGTGCGGCGCGCCGAATGGAATGAAACCCAGAAGCTGGTCAACGACCCGCGCGTCCATTGGCTTGGCAAATATCTCCGGATGACGAGCCTCGACGAGCTGCCGCAGCTCTGGAACGTCTTTTGCGGCGATATGAGCCTTGTCGGCCCGCGGCCGATCGTGGCCGATGAAATGGAGCGTTACGGCCGTCAGATCCATTACTATCTCGCCATGACGCCGGGCCTTACCGGTCTATGGCAGGTGCACCGGAACAAGGACACGACCTATGATGAACGGGTGCAGTTCGACGTGGACTATTATCACAGCTGCTCGATGTCGGCTGATTTGAAGATTATCTGGAAGACGATCGGCATCGTTCTTTTCGCGCGCAACGAATCTACCAGATGA
- a CDS encoding glycosyltransferase family 4 protein: protein MIQRYPDRVVVINDRSTKVGGASNLAILSAHLLKRAGIAVTYLAGDAAGSELPADDTINLGGAPLTAQGRIAASINGLYNRQALDAVREVIDSADTASTIYHVHGWSKILSPSIFQALWPVRQRVVLHAHDYFLCCPNGGFANYRKDTVCTLTPMSVPCMTTQCDKRGYHEKIWRSARHLLRERLYPTDELPANIVIVHQRMREYFERAGICTDHIETIRNPVEPFLRRGAEPWTMRDFFFVGRLEPEKGFEDAARAARLANVRLQIIGDGAGRSILERDYPEVVIHGWKAKGEMHELLRNARAIVVSSRVPEPFALAAVEAIGSGIPVIVPDAALLGNELEEFGCALTFRTGNIGSLATAMRRLAADDAVVRSMSLNGLSKAPGLAHSPETWGEALIALYGRILARTSLAGVAGRLPERSGNRSAAHRHPFI, encoded by the coding sequence GTGATTCAGCGCTATCCCGATCGTGTTGTCGTCATCAATGACCGTTCGACAAAGGTCGGGGGAGCCTCCAACCTTGCCATTCTGTCGGCGCATTTGCTCAAACGCGCCGGCATTGCCGTAACCTATCTGGCGGGCGACGCGGCCGGAAGCGAGCTACCGGCGGACGACACCATCAATCTCGGCGGCGCACCGCTGACCGCGCAGGGGCGGATCGCAGCCTCGATCAACGGGCTTTACAACAGGCAGGCGCTCGATGCGGTGCGCGAGGTCATCGATAGTGCCGACACGGCCTCGACCATCTATCACGTCCATGGCTGGTCGAAGATCCTTTCGCCCTCCATCTTCCAGGCCCTGTGGCCCGTCCGCCAGCGCGTGGTTCTACATGCACACGATTATTTCCTGTGCTGCCCAAACGGCGGCTTTGCGAACTACCGGAAAGACACCGTCTGCACGCTCACGCCGATGTCGGTTCCGTGCATGACGACGCAATGCGACAAACGCGGCTATCACGAGAAGATCTGGCGTTCTGCACGCCACTTGCTGCGGGAGCGGCTCTATCCGACGGACGAGCTCCCGGCCAATATCGTCATCGTGCATCAGCGGATGCGTGAATATTTCGAGCGCGCCGGCATCTGCACCGATCATATCGAGACCATTCGCAATCCGGTGGAGCCGTTTCTGCGCAGAGGGGCCGAACCCTGGACGATGCGGGATTTCTTCTTCGTGGGAAGGCTCGAGCCGGAAAAAGGGTTCGAGGATGCCGCGCGGGCGGCGCGGCTTGCCAATGTGAGGCTCCAGATCATTGGCGATGGCGCAGGGCGGTCGATATTGGAGCGCGACTATCCTGAAGTCGTCATCCACGGCTGGAAAGCGAAAGGGGAGATGCACGAACTCCTGCGCAATGCGCGCGCCATCGTCGTGTCGTCGCGCGTGCCGGAACCTTTCGCGCTTGCAGCCGTCGAAGCGATCGGAAGCGGAATTCCCGTTATTGTGCCGGACGCCGCCTTGTTGGGAAACGAGCTTGAGGAATTCGGTTGCGCGCTGACATTCAGGACGGGGAACATCGGATCGCTGGCGACGGCGATGCGACGGCTCGCAGCCGATGATGCGGTGGTACGCTCCATGAGCTTGAACGGCCTCAGCAAGGCGCCCGGGCTTGCTCATTCGCCGGAAACCTGGGGCGAAGCGCTGATCGCTCTCTACGGCCGGATCTTGGCGCGAACGAGCTTGGCTGGCGTTGCCGGCCGGCTACCTGAACGATCCGGCAATCGATCCGCCGCCCATCGCCATCCGTTCATTTAA
- a CDS encoding Wzz/FepE/Etk N-terminal domain-containing protein, translating into MVVHDIGKLIPGDQFGKKQSADTENISFGDIWRFLRRHTLILALFTAVGAAAGGVYVATQPPLFFAAARLVMDPEQGRIASQDAFTGTIIIEAAEIASQVEIIQSEPIAKAVINKLNLSEDPEIQDNASWRSIVKDWLQSMVGEAAAPAAPGQEASDEEIRMRRTMASFLSRVSVVRVGQSYILEIGYKSTDPQKAARVANALAQAYMDSAVSARAAAAQSGANWLETRLIDVEKQARQAALDAEEFRAMNGIMELGTTSSLDQQQLSEISSQAISASAETAAASAKLDTLNRMMAGETVRGSVQETIDNPRIQKLQEDVSLATTRLNNLISRYDPGNPAIAAAKEEVARLTGDIRNELVRIQEVYKTNLQVAQTRERLLNDQMAALTATGTDKNLARVKLTEMESRATTYRRIYEGILQQLTGTLQKQSFPLGDARVVTAASAPLTKSSPKPSIILPFTTLMGLAGGLLLALLFDGRGKGIHLNSRLRQELGIASLGSLPLQGATAVLPAGAKAANLQAAMPLRGVLDAPYSDFTEALRGVKNSIGTAFRPNSPMVIGITSVGSGEGKTTVAANLAQLYQNEGTPVVLVDADFQKGFLSKVVSAAGEDFGLGLLRMDHVGEHEPQAAEHVGAGHDEHGRRSRRNRDDEHAEASTLVPVLTVEETRRSAACHQIFGHLAALKTEIELLRQNYGVVIVDLAAFEGSADTRHIFNFLDGIAIVVGKPKKMTIERLSAALASFGASRVNLLGIIANRSGGSKRPPGKPASSRRSEPTAKPAAPHLAFNDKPRGRPLKVAVGIASSGRREILSAVLPHISHQTRQPEEVVICVPSLEDVDRTSLSSLACPVRVLVSERGLCLQRNTILDSIVGADVVLFLDDDFLMTPTYIEDTELLFRTRRDIVMSTGTVIADGITGAGISVCDGLKLVQKVRRPQKREKSFKPIYNAYGCNMAVRVSAIMASGVRFDENLPFYGWLEDVDFSRMMARYGEVICADHLQGVHLGTKAGRTTGIKFGYSQIANPIYLVRKNTLSSGRAAAQMGRNLAANLVKAWRPEPWVDRKGRLKGNAIAIFDLLMGRLAPQNIRTMG; encoded by the coding sequence ATGGTTGTTCACGACATCGGCAAGCTTATCCCCGGCGATCAGTTCGGCAAGAAGCAATCAGCTGACACGGAAAATATATCGTTCGGCGACATATGGCGCTTTCTGAGGCGCCACACCTTGATACTTGCCTTGTTCACAGCGGTAGGCGCTGCCGCGGGCGGTGTTTATGTCGCCACCCAGCCGCCGCTCTTCTTCGCGGCTGCCCGCCTCGTCATGGATCCCGAGCAGGGCCGGATCGCGTCCCAGGATGCTTTCACTGGAACGATCATCATCGAGGCGGCTGAAATCGCCAGTCAGGTGGAGATCATCCAGTCGGAGCCGATCGCGAAAGCGGTCATCAACAAACTCAATCTCTCCGAGGATCCGGAAATCCAGGACAATGCGTCGTGGCGGTCGATCGTCAAGGACTGGCTGCAGTCGATGGTCGGCGAAGCGGCTGCACCCGCCGCACCCGGCCAGGAGGCCTCGGACGAGGAGATACGCATGCGCAGGACGATGGCGTCGTTCCTGTCGCGGGTCTCGGTCGTCAGGGTAGGGCAATCCTATATCCTCGAAATCGGCTACAAATCTACCGATCCGCAAAAGGCGGCTCGCGTCGCGAACGCCCTTGCGCAAGCTTATATGGATTCGGCCGTCTCCGCGCGCGCCGCAGCAGCGCAAAGCGGGGCGAACTGGCTGGAAACCCGGTTGATCGACGTGGAGAAGCAAGCCCGGCAGGCGGCATTGGATGCAGAAGAATTCCGGGCCATGAACGGCATCATGGAACTCGGCACCACATCGTCCCTGGACCAGCAGCAATTGTCCGAGATCAGCAGCCAAGCCATTTCCGCAAGCGCCGAGACCGCTGCCGCGTCCGCCAAGCTCGATACCCTCAATCGGATGATGGCGGGGGAAACGGTTCGCGGCAGCGTTCAGGAGACGATCGACAACCCCCGCATACAGAAACTCCAGGAGGACGTCAGCCTTGCTACGACCAGGCTGAACAATCTGATAAGCCGCTACGATCCTGGCAATCCCGCGATCGCGGCCGCCAAAGAGGAAGTTGCACGGCTAACCGGCGATATCAGGAACGAACTCGTCCGCATCCAGGAAGTATACAAAACGAACCTGCAGGTCGCGCAAACCCGCGAACGCCTCCTCAATGACCAGATGGCGGCGCTGACTGCTACCGGCACGGACAAAAACCTGGCGCGTGTGAAACTCACCGAAATGGAAAGCCGTGCGACGACCTATCGCCGCATCTATGAAGGAATTCTCCAACAACTGACGGGCACGTTGCAGAAGCAGTCTTTCCCGCTCGGAGATGCCCGTGTCGTGACGGCCGCGTCCGCGCCGCTGACGAAGAGCTCGCCGAAACCCTCCATCATCCTGCCCTTCACCACGCTGATGGGCCTGGCCGGTGGTCTCCTGCTCGCGCTGCTTTTTGATGGAAGGGGCAAGGGGATTCACTTGAACTCCAGGTTGCGGCAGGAACTCGGTATAGCGTCGCTCGGCAGCCTGCCTCTTCAGGGCGCAACGGCAGTTTTGCCCGCCGGGGCGAAGGCGGCAAACCTGCAGGCCGCGATGCCGCTGCGGGGTGTGCTCGATGCGCCCTATTCCGATTTCACCGAAGCCTTGCGAGGCGTGAAGAACTCCATTGGTACGGCATTCCGCCCCAATTCGCCAATGGTCATCGGCATCACGTCGGTCGGCAGCGGCGAGGGAAAGACGACGGTTGCGGCGAACCTCGCGCAGCTCTACCAAAATGAAGGCACGCCGGTCGTCCTCGTCGATGCCGATTTCCAAAAAGGCTTCCTGAGCAAAGTGGTGAGTGCCGCCGGGGAGGACTTCGGGCTCGGCTTGCTGCGGATGGATCATGTTGGCGAGCATGAGCCGCAAGCCGCCGAACATGTCGGGGCGGGTCACGATGAGCACGGCCGCAGGAGCAGGAGAAACAGGGACGACGAGCATGCTGAAGCCTCCACCCTGGTTCCCGTGCTGACCGTTGAGGAGACAAGGCGGTCTGCCGCGTGCCACCAGATATTCGGTCATCTTGCAGCGCTCAAGACGGAAATTGAGCTACTCCGCCAGAACTACGGCGTCGTCATCGTCGACCTTGCGGCATTCGAAGGCTCGGCGGATACCCGGCATATCTTCAACTTTCTGGATGGCATCGCCATTGTCGTCGGCAAGCCGAAGAAAATGACCATCGAGCGGCTGTCGGCCGCGCTTGCGAGCTTCGGCGCGTCGCGGGTGAACCTGCTCGGGATCATCGCCAATCGCAGCGGTGGCAGCAAGCGTCCACCGGGAAAGCCTGCTTCGTCGCGGCGGAGCGAACCTACCGCAAAGCCGGCCGCTCCCCATCTGGCCTTCAATGACAAGCCGCGCGGGCGCCCGCTCAAGGTGGCTGTCGGCATCGCGAGTTCGGGCAGGCGCGAAATCCTCTCTGCCGTTCTTCCCCATATATCGCACCAGACGCGTCAGCCCGAGGAGGTCGTCATCTGCGTGCCGTCGCTTGAGGATGTCGACCGAACGAGCCTTTCCTCGCTCGCATGCCCGGTCAGGGTACTGGTTTCAGAGCGCGGACTTTGCCTTCAGCGCAATACAATTCTCGACAGCATCGTCGGTGCGGATGTGGTGCTCTTCCTCGACGACGATTTCCTGATGACGCCCACTTACATCGAGGACACTGAGCTGCTGTTTCGCACCCGGCGCGATATCGTCATGTCGACGGGCACGGTCATCGCCGACGGGATCACCGGGGCGGGTATCTCGGTCTGCGACGGCCTGAAACTCGTGCAGAAGGTTCGCCGCCCGCAGAAACGGGAGAAATCCTTTAAGCCGATCTATAACGCCTATGGCTGCAACATGGCTGTCCGTGTTTCGGCGATCATGGCTTCAGGCGTCCGGTTTGACGAGAATCTGCCGTTTTATGGTTGGCTTGAAGATGTCGACTTCAGCCGCATGATGGCGCGATATGGCGAAGTCATTTGTGCCGACCATCTGCAGGGCGTGCATCTCGGCACGAAGGCCGGTCGAACGACCGGCATCAAGTTCGGATATTCGCAGATCGCCAATCCCATCTATCTCGTGCGCAAGAACACCCTGAGTTCGGGACGGGCGGCTGCGCAAATGGGCCGGAACCTGGCCGCCAATCTTGTCAAAGCCTGGCGCCCCGAACCCTGGGTCGACCGGAAAGGGCGCCTGAAGGGCAATGCGATCGCAATTTTCGATCTTCTGATGGGCAGGCTTGCCCCGCAGAATATCAGGACGATGGGGTAG
- a CDS encoding polysaccharide biosynthesis/export family protein, whose amino-acid sequence MPIAAVRNSKTALPGARRVLRFIMAAGLIGTALTGQAVHAADDSYRIRAQTRMKVSVVEWVSSTGEYKEWTALNGEFAVSQRGDISMPMVGEIAVLGKTTEETAILIGERIKKLTGLATAPIASVEIARYPMVYVTGAVERPNEFEFRPGLTVKQALALAGGRERRNDRSGEYADAEQIRYAGEFSRLELQAKQLMARRARLIAELNDKPSVDFPPELTGAPEGSVVGQILKSESALFTARADALRHQLESAADLMKLLRSEITVLDEKMVAQERQVQIAQDELGDIAKLVDTKILTTSRKTSLERIVADMQSDKLDLVVASMQAKQKLNETEREALNLKGERKTEVGQELQVTEAELEDVRLKRSTTVQLLQAAGASIARYESLQAVDVQPLEYWLTRGGDSGTAAPVPDSAELEPGDVLDVRYNVSKNLDGSMLSSANPPPRVQ is encoded by the coding sequence ATGCCCATTGCTGCCGTACGCAATTCAAAAACCGCATTGCCCGGCGCCCGTCGTGTCCTCCGCTTCATCATGGCGGCAGGGCTCATTGGCACCGCTTTGACCGGACAAGCCGTCCATGCCGCAGACGACAGCTACCGCATCAGAGCGCAGACGAGGATGAAGGTCTCGGTCGTGGAATGGGTGTCTTCAACGGGCGAGTACAAAGAATGGACCGCTCTCAACGGCGAATTTGCCGTGTCTCAGCGCGGCGATATCTCGATGCCGATGGTCGGCGAGATTGCCGTTCTCGGCAAGACGACGGAAGAAACGGCGATCCTGATCGGTGAGAGGATCAAAAAACTGACGGGGCTTGCGACCGCTCCCATCGCCTCGGTTGAGATCGCCAGATATCCGATGGTCTATGTCACGGGTGCCGTCGAGCGGCCGAACGAGTTCGAATTCCGGCCAGGACTGACCGTCAAGCAAGCGCTTGCCCTGGCTGGCGGACGGGAACGCCGCAACGACCGCTCCGGCGAATATGCCGACGCCGAGCAGATTCGTTACGCCGGGGAATTCAGCCGCCTCGAGCTTCAGGCAAAACAGCTCATGGCCCGCCGCGCCAGACTGATCGCCGAGCTGAACGACAAGCCTTCCGTGGATTTTCCTCCGGAACTGACCGGCGCCCCCGAAGGTTCAGTCGTGGGCCAGATACTGAAAAGCGAAAGCGCTCTCTTCACGGCAAGAGCCGACGCCTTGCGGCACCAGCTGGAATCCGCAGCAGATCTCATGAAGCTCTTGCGAAGCGAGATCACTGTGCTCGACGAGAAGATGGTGGCGCAGGAAAGGCAAGTCCAGATCGCCCAGGATGAGCTTGGCGACATCGCAAAACTCGTCGACACCAAGATCCTGACCACCTCCCGCAAGACATCCCTCGAACGCATCGTCGCCGATATGCAGAGCGACAAGCTCGATCTGGTCGTCGCGTCCATGCAGGCCAAGCAGAAGCTGAACGAAACCGAACGCGAAGCACTCAACCTGAAGGGCGAGCGCAAGACAGAGGTGGGGCAGGAACTGCAGGTAACAGAAGCGGAGCTGGAAGACGTGCGGTTGAAGCGCTCCACGACCGTTCAGCTGCTGCAGGCCGCAGGCGCATCCATTGCACGCTATGAAAGCCTCCAGGCCGTCGACGTGCAACCGCTGGAATATTGGCTGACCCGCGGCGGTGACTCGGGCACTGCCGCTCCGGTTCCCGATAGCGCTGAGCTTGAGCCGGGGGATGTGCTGGACGTTCGCTACAATGTCTCCAAGAACCTGGACGGCTCGATGCTTTCGTCCGCCAATCCTCCTCCGCGGGTGCAGTAA
- a CDS encoding glycosyltransferase, whose product MRVAIVHYWLVSMRGGEKVVEALCDMFPDADIFTLVYDESRVSEKIRGHVVKTSFLQRLPGAVRHYQSLLPLMPFALESLDLSGYDLIISSESGPAKGIIAPPHSTHVCYCHSPMRYIWDHYHVYRSHAGLASRMMLPVIAPLLRSWDVSTSMRVDRFVANSHHVKARIGKYYGRSATVVYPPVAVEDYAPSDTIEDFYLCAGQLVSYKRVDLAVRAFSKMGRNLVVIGEGKELAMLKSIAGPTVKFLGRVPFPVLKEKLARCRALIFPGEEDFGLVPVEAMASGRPVIAFGSGGALETVVPGETGLLFYEQNVEAIVDAVRSFEEHAEDFDPETIRTHAARFSTRNFKFGMDSIIQEELRARRSSALAASSHAEARRFPLDSVFPVPPPGTDIVH is encoded by the coding sequence ATGCGTGTCGCGATTGTTCATTACTGGCTGGTTTCGATGCGCGGCGGCGAGAAGGTCGTCGAGGCCCTCTGCGACATGTTCCCAGACGCCGACATCTTCACCCTCGTTTACGATGAAAGCCGTGTCTCCGAAAAAATAAGGGGGCATGTTGTCAAGACGTCGTTTCTGCAGCGCTTGCCGGGTGCCGTCAGGCATTATCAGTCGCTGCTTCCGCTGATGCCCTTCGCGCTCGAAAGCCTCGACCTCAGCGGATACGACCTGATCATCTCAAGCGAATCAGGCCCCGCCAAAGGCATCATTGCTCCGCCGCATTCGACACATGTCTGCTACTGCCATTCGCCGATGCGCTATATCTGGGACCACTATCACGTCTATCGTTCGCATGCCGGCCTCGCTTCCAGAATGATGCTTCCGGTGATCGCCCCGCTTCTGCGGTCCTGGGATGTCAGCACCAGCATGCGCGTCGACCGTTTCGTCGCGAATTCGCACCATGTAAAAGCGCGCATCGGCAAGTATTACGGACGCTCCGCCACGGTCGTCTATCCGCCAGTAGCAGTCGAGGACTATGCGCCGTCGGATACCATCGAGGACTTTTATCTTTGCGCCGGGCAGCTCGTCTCCTACAAGCGGGTCGATCTCGCCGTGAGGGCCTTTTCCAAAATGGGACGCAACCTCGTCGTCATCGGCGAAGGCAAAGAGCTTGCCATGCTGAAGTCGATCGCGGGGCCGACCGTGAAATTCCTGGGGCGGGTGCCCTTTCCGGTTCTCAAGGAAAAACTGGCCCGATGCCGCGCCCTGATCTTCCCCGGAGAGGAGGATTTCGGCCTTGTCCCGGTGGAAGCCATGGCGAGCGGCCGGCCGGTCATCGCTTTCGGCAGTGGCGGAGCGCTTGAAACGGTCGTGCCGGGAGAAACCGGCCTCCTCTTCTACGAGCAGAACGTTGAAGCCATCGTCGACGCAGTGCGGTCGTTCGAAGAACACGCCGAGGATTTCGATCCCGAAACCATTCGCACGCACGCAGCGCGGTTCAGCACCAGGAATTTCAAGTTCGGCATGGACTCGATCATCCAGGAGGAACTTCGGGCGAGAAGAAGTAGCGCGCTTGCTGCGAGCTCCCATGCGGAGGCCCGCCGGTTTCCTCTGGACAGCGTCTTTCCCGTCCCCCCGCCTGGAACGGATATCGTCCACTGA